A region from the Cystobacter ferrugineus genome encodes:
- a CDS encoding glutathione S-transferase family protein codes for MRLHDYLPSANGYKVRLLLSWLGRPYELVPVDIFAGESRTEDFLRKNPDGRIPVLEPDPGRFLAESNAILLYLARGTRYLPEDAFERAQVDQWLFFEQNSLEPNVGTVRFWHLTGRASRYPETFRLRVERGHEALAALERHLRGRTFLVGERPTVADIALYAYTHVAPEGGFSLERSPAVSAWLERVKALPGHIGALAPYSANAHVAAA; via the coding sequence ATGCGTCTCCACGACTATCTCCCCTCCGCCAATGGCTACAAGGTCCGGCTCCTGCTCTCCTGGCTGGGCAGGCCCTATGAGCTGGTGCCCGTGGACATCTTCGCCGGCGAGAGCCGCACGGAGGACTTCCTTCGGAAGAATCCCGACGGGCGCATCCCCGTGCTCGAGCCCGACCCGGGCCGCTTCCTGGCGGAGTCCAACGCCATCCTCCTCTACCTCGCGCGGGGCACCCGGTACCTGCCGGAGGACGCCTTCGAGCGCGCCCAGGTCGACCAATGGCTCTTCTTCGAGCAGAACAGCTTGGAGCCCAACGTGGGCACCGTGCGCTTCTGGCACCTGACGGGCCGCGCGTCCCGCTACCCGGAGACCTTCCGCCTGCGCGTGGAGCGAGGCCATGAGGCGCTCGCGGCCCTGGAGCGGCACCTTCGCGGGCGCACGTTCCTCGTGGGCGAGCGTCCCACCGTCGCAGACATCGCGCTGTATGCGTACACGCACGTGGCGCCCGAGGGCGGCTTCTCCCTGGAGCGCTCCCCCGCCGTGTCCGCATGGCTGGAGCGAGTCAAAGCCCTGCCCGGTCACATCGGAGCGCTGGCGCCATACTCCGCCAACGCGCACGTGGCGGCCGCCTGA